Proteins from a single region of Platichthys flesus chromosome 16, fPlaFle2.1, whole genome shotgun sequence:
- the hexim1 gene encoding protein HEXIM1, translated as MTEPAERTHHLRTSGSPSGGSSRDALEHLPVSSRGGPVNGDRGRQREQKRRQQQQQRAESCGDINTDKLWQMKGGQRGVCPALAAGNALPVSPIAAQEHLKAGVHAAGEKNGEDAPLQDTLDQVPEENLHIDSDTGLDSRLGKKRHRRRTTRKRRNWKPYYKLSWEERKALEEKETARASRQREEMFAKGLPVAPYNTTQFLMDEHDREEPDLNTETGVKRPSGVGGRMEDTGSEEEVFDNEEEDEDDGSGGGGSDGIGRPGNAGGEFLQRDFSETYEMYHVESLQNMTKQELVQEYLELEKCMSRMEEENNRLRRAVEPGGLTVESSLVRLRELERELDRLRAQNTELLLQNQPSSDRAQVATN; from the coding sequence ATGACGGAACCAGCGGAGCGGACCCATCACCTGAGAACTTCAGGCAGCCCATCAGGTGGGAGCAGCCGAGACGCGCTGGAGCATCTCCCAGTCAGTAGCCGTGGAGGACCCGTGAACGGCGACAGGGGGCGCCAGAGGGAGCAgaagcggcggcagcagcagcagcagcgggcgGAGAGCTGCGGAGATATCAACACAGACAAGTTATGGCAAATGAAAGGCGGTCAGAGGGGGGTGTGCCCTGCCTTGGCAGCCGGAAACGCGCTTCCAGTGTCCCCGATCGCAGCGCAGGAGCACCTGAAAGCCGGTGTTCACGCCGCGGGCGAGAAAAACGGCGAAGACGCACCGCTGCAGGACACTTTGGACCAGGTGCCGGAGGAGAATCTGCACATCGACTCCGACACCGGCTTGGACTCGCGCCTGGGTAAAAAGAGACACCGGCGCAGGACCACCAGGAAGAGGCGCAACTGGAAGCCTTATTACAAACTTTcctgggaggagaggaaagccctggaggagaaagagactgCCAGGGCTTCTCgtcagagagaggagatgtTCGCCAAAGGGCTCCCGGTGGCCCCGTACAACACCACACAGTTCCTGATGGACGAGCACGACCGGGAGGAGCCGGACCTCAACACCGAGACCGGGGTCAAGCGGCCCTCGGGGGTCGGTGGTCGCATGGAGGACACGGGCAGCGAGGAGGAAGTCTTCGACaacgaagaggaggacgaggatgacGGCAGCGGCGGAGGCGGCAGCGACGGCATCGGGAGGCCCGGGAACGCAGGTGGGGAGTTTCTCCAGAGAGACTTTTCCGAGACCTACGAGATGTACCACGTCGAGAGCCTGCAGAACATGACCAAACAGGAGCTGGTGCAGGAGtacctggagctggagaagtgCATGTCCcgaatggaggaggagaacaaccGGCTGAGGCGCGCCGTGGAGCCCGGGGGTCTGACCGTGGAGAGCTCCCTGGTCCGGCTCCGGGAGCTGGAGAGGGAACTGGACAGACTGAGGGCCCAGAACACGGAGCTCCTTCTGCAGAACCAGCCGAGCAGCGACCGGGCCCAGGTAGCCACCAACTAG